Within the Pseudarthrobacter sp. W1I19 genome, the region CATCACCCTGGTGGGCTGGGGCTCCTACCAGATAGCCCAGCGGCAGTACCTCCTGGACAACGTCAACGCCGACTTTGTCCGGACCGCCCGCGCGAAGGGCCTCACCCGCAACCAGGCAATCTCACGGCATGCGCTGCGGGTTTCGTTCATCCCCGTGGCCCAGAGCATCGCCTTCACCATCCCGGCCATCTTCGCCGGCGGGTTCTTCGCGGAGAAGATCTTCGCCTGGCCCGGTGTGGGCTCCTGGAGCATTGACGCCATCTCGCTGCAGGACGTCAACGCCGCCACCGCCACACTGGCCTACGGCTCCGTCATCTTTGCCCTCGGGGCCATCCTGGCGGACTTCGCCACTACCCTTGTTGACCCGAGAGTGCGGGTGCAGTAACCATGACCAACCTCAACGCCGTCGACCCGGCAGCCGTCGCCCAGGACGCGCACCTGGAAAACGCCGACGTCATTATCGGCAAAAACACCATTATCTTCCGCCGCTTCCTGCGCAACAGGACTGCTGTGGCCGGTCTGGTCATCTTCCTCGCCCTGACCCTTTTTTCGTTCGTCGGCGGGTACCTCACCCAGTGGGACAAGGAGACGATCGATCCCTTCAGCATCGGCATGCCGCCCTCAGCCGAGCACTACCTCGGTACATCCCAGGCAGGCATCGACCTCTACGCCATGACTGTCGAAGGCACCAGGATCTCCATCCTGATCGGCCTGGTGGTGGGGCTGGTGTCCGTCCTGATCGCCGCCGTGTACGGCTGCACCATGGCCTACTTCGGCGGCAAGGTGGACAAGGTGATGCTCTTCGTCCTTGAGGCGCTCATCATGATGCCCGCCCTGCTGGTGGTGGCTGTAGCCACCAGCGGCGGAGGTGCAGGGCTGAAAAGTGACCTGCCCTCCTGGCTGCTGCTGATCATCGTGCTGCTGGTTTTCAGCTGGATGGGCACCGCCCGCCTGATCCGGTCCCTGTCGATGTCGCTGATGCAGCGGGATTACGTCAAGGCTGCCCAGTACATGGGCGTCCCGCCGCGGCGCATCGTCTGGCGCCACCTGGTTCCCAACATCGGCTCGCTGCTGGTCCTGGACGTGACCCGCGGCGTCACCGGTGCCATCCTCGCCGAGGTGGCATTCTCCTTCATCGGTATCGGCATCAAGGTCCCGGATGTGAGCCTGGGTGTCCTCATCGGCGGAGCCACCTCACAGGTGCAGACCTTCCCGTGGATGTTCTGGGTCCCGCTCACAGTGATGTTCCTCCTCACCGGCTCACTGGCCATGATGAACGACGGGCTGCGCGATGCCTTTGATCCCAGCTCCAGCTCCAGCGGCAGCGCACGGAAGCGCAAGGCCTTGAATACCCGTGTGAAGGGGAATGCCTCATGAGCAGCGAAATCGCCGCCGGGCCCGCGGAACAGCCCCAGTCAGCAGTGGAACGGCTGCACGTTGCCGGACTGCACGGTCCCACCGACGCCGTCCTGTCCGTCCGGGACCTCAACGTCAGCTTCAACACCGAAAACGGCGTGGTGCACGCCGTCCGCGGTGTCGATTTTGACCTCCTGCCCGGAAAGACGCTCGGCATCGTGGGGGAATCCGGGTCCGGAAAATCCGTGACCTCGCTGGCGATCATGGGACTGTTGCCCGCCACGGCGGAAATCACCGGTTCAGTCCGCCTCCATGGCAAGGAGCTGCTGGGCCTCAGCGACAAGGCGATGTGCGCCTACCGTGGCAACGAGCTCGCCATGGTGTTCCAGGACCCGCTGTCCTCCCTGACGCCGGTCTACACCGTGGGCACCCAGATCATCGAAGCGCTCACCATCCACCATCCCGGCATGAGCAAACAGGCCAAAGAAGCCCGCGCCGTCGAACTTTTGGCCATGGTGGGCATTCCCAGCCCGAAGGACAGGCTGAAAGCCTTCCCTCACGAGTTCTCGGGCGGCATGCGCCAGCGGGTAATGATCGCCATCGCCATCGCGAACAACCCCCGCGTCCTGATCGCGGATGAGCCGACGACGGCCCTGGACGTCACCATCCAGGCGCAGGTGCTGGAGGTACTCCATAACGCACAGGAGGAGACGGGCGCCGCAGTGGTGATGATCACGCACGATCTCGGCGTGGTCGCAGGCATGGCGGACGACATCATGGTGATGTACGCCGGCAAGCCGGTGGAAACAGGGGCGGTGGAGGACATCTACTACAACCCCCGGATGCCGTACACGATGGGTCTGCTGGGCGCCGTGCCACGGGTGGACGTCGCGGAGAAGTCCTCACTGGTCCCCATCGAAGGCATCCCGCCCAACCTGATCCACACGCCCACCGGCTGCTCGTTCGCCCCCCGCTGCCCGCTTGCCTCCGAAGCGTGCCTGGACGGCGAACCCGCCCTCTTGCCGGTGGCAGGAAGCAGCCTGCACCGGGCCGCCTGCATCAAGTCCGGGTCACTCGGCGGCGAGGTTGACGTCCACGACATCTTCTCGGCCCCGCCTGTCCCGGTGTCCGAATTCGATTCCATCCCCCGCGGGGAGCGCACCACAGTCCTGCAACTCAAGGACGTACGCAAACACTTCCCGCTGACCAAGGGCGCCCTGCTCAAGCGGAAGATCGGCACGGTGAAAGCCGTGGACGGGCTCAGCTTCGACATCCGTGAGGGGGAATGCTTCTCCATCGTGGGCGAGTCAGGTTCAGGCAAGACCACCACGCTCCTGGAGATCATGGAGTTCCACAAAGACCAGGACGGCGAAGTGGTGATCGGCGGCCTAAGCAACAAACAGGCTGCCGATGCCCGGACCAAGAGTGCCATGCGGCGGGAACTCCAGATGGTGTTCCAGGACCCCACCGGCGCCCTGGACCCGCGCTTCACCGTCTACGAAGTCCTCGCCGAACCGCTCCAGAATGCGGGCATGGACCGGCAGTCCATCAAGAAGCGCATCATGGAACTGATGAAGCTGGTGGGCCTCCAGCCTGACCACGTCAACCGCTTCCCCAACCAGTTCTCGGGCGGACAGCGCCAGCGCATCGGCATAGCCCGGGCCCTGGCCGTGAATCCCAAACTGGTGGTCCTCGACGAGCCGGTTTCTGCCCTGGACGTTTCGGTCCAGGCCGGGGTGATCAACCTCCTGGACAAGCTCCGCGCCGAGCTGGGCCTCAGCTACCTCCTGGTGGCGCATGACCTTTCAGTGGTACGGCACATCTCCAACCGCGTTGCCGTGATGTACCTGGGCAAGATCGTGGAGATCGGTGAAGTGGACCGGGTGTTCGACAACCCGCGCCACCCCTACACCCGTGCCCTGCTCTCGGCCATCCCGGTGCCAGATCCCAGGGTGGAACGGACCAGGGAGCGGATTATCCTGCAGGGTGACCTGCCCTCGCCGCTGGATGCGCCCAAGGGCTGCAACTTCGCCACCCGCTGCCCCGTGTTCGCCGCCCTGCCGGCTGCGAAGAAGGAAAAGTGCCTTACCCTCGAACCCCCGCTGGAACCAGTGGCACCGTCCGCGGCAGCCCAGGCACTGGCGGCCAACCTGCTGCCCGTCGTCGACCAGCGCTTCGCCTGCTTCTTCCCGGACGGGGAATTGGACGAGGACATGCTTGTAGTCCATGACCCGGCGGACCACCATGCACCGTAGATTTGTTCCATCCAGCACCAGCGTCACCAGCATCACCACCGGCAACAACGAAGGGAACACCATGAGGAATCTGACCAAGATCGGCGGAGCGGCGGCTATCGCTGCGGCTCTGACCCTGACTGCCTGCGGCGGTGGCGGCGCCACCGGGCCGGAAACGGCCAAGGGCCAGGAGGCAGGAAGCGACCTGTCCAAGCTCATCAGCATCAACGAGAAGCCGGCAGCCGATCTTGAAAAGGGCGGGAAAGTCACCCTTCCGCTGGGCAGCATCGGACCGGATTTCAACGGCTTCTCCAACAACGGCAACACTTCTGACAACTCCGCGCTGATGGCGGCAATCAACCCCGTGGCGGTCACCGGTGGCGGCATCGGCGGATGCTGGAAACTGGACTTCGAGGGCAAGGCTTCACCCAACAAGGATTTCTGCGAATCCGTGGAGAGCGAGGTGAAGGACGGCAAACAGATCGTCACCATCAAGGTGAACGACAAAGCCGCCTTCAACGACGGCACTCCCATTGACATCAAGACTTTCCAGAACACCTGGAACATCCTGAAGAGCCCGGATGCCGGATACGACATCGTCTCCTCCGGGTCCTACGCCTTCGTCGAATCGGTGGAGGCGGGCAGCAGCGACAAGGAAATCATCACCACGCTGTCCCAGCCCACCTACCCCCTGGAAGACCTTTACTTTGGCCTCATCCACCCGGCCGTGAACACCCCGGAAATCTTTAACGAGGGATTCGCCGGCGAGATGCACCCGGAGTGGATGGCAGGACCGTTCAAGGTGGACCAGTATGACGCGGCCGGCAAGACCGTGAGCCTGGTGCCGAACGAGAAGTGGTGGGGCAACAAGCCTGTGCTGGAGAACGTGGTGTTCCGCCAGCTTGAAACCAGCGCCCAGATCGCCGCCTTCAAAAACGGCGAAATCGACGCCATGTCCGCCAACACCATTGCCCTCTACAAGCAGCTTGAGGGCACCAAGAACTCCGAGGTCCGGCGCGGCCAGCGGCTCTTCGCCGGCGGCATGAACATCAATGCCCAGAAGATCACCGACGTGGCAGTCCGTAAGGCAATCTTCGCCGCCGTGGACCGTGAAGCCATCCGCAAGGTGCGCTTCAACGGGTTGAACTGGGAGGAGCCCAGCTCCGGTTCCATGATGCTCCTGCCGTTCTCTGAGTACTACCAGGACAATTACCCGGTCAAGGAAACCGGCCCCGATGCCGCCAAGAAGGTCCTCACCGACGCCGGCTACAGCGCGAATGCCAACGGCATCATGGAAAAGGACGGCAAGCCCGCCGCCTTCAAGATCAGCAACTTCGGCGACGACCAGACCACATTGGCAGTTGCGCAGACCCTGCAGAAGCAGCTTCAGGCCGGCGGCATGGACGTGGGCATCGACCAGCGTGCTTCCGCCGACTTCGGCAAGGTGATCGGCGGCCGCGACTTTGACTTGAGCATCTCCGGCTACACCGTCGGCGCCGACGCCACGTCCGCCGTCAAGCAGTACTACGACTCCCAGACCAACGAAAACGGCCTGGGCGACGCCGAACTGGACAAAAAGATTGCAGATCTGACCTCCATCGCGGACAACGCCGAGCGGAACAAGGCTGCCATGGATGTGGAGAAGGAGCACATGGCCAAGTACTACTCCATGGGCGTGGTGTTTAACGGCCCGCAGATCTCCTTCGTCCGCACCGGCCTGGCCAACTACGGACCGTCCCTGTTCCAGAGCCTGTCCCAGGTTCCGGACTGGACCACCCTCGGCTGGGAAAAGAAGTAGCCCCGCCCCCGGGACGCTCTCTCACTTAACGTGGCTTTTCCCGCAACGCTCTCTCACTTTCTCTAAGGAAGTGAGAGAGCGTTGGCGGTTAAGGGGCATTAAGTGAGAGAGCGTGCGGGAGTAGCGTAGTCCCCATGACCGGAACTGAAGCTGAACGAACCATCCGCACCGCCGTCGTCGGCTATGGACTTTCGGGCAGCATCTTCCATG harbors:
- a CDS encoding ABC transporter permease, with the protein product MTNLNAVDPAAVAQDAHLENADVIIGKNTIIFRRFLRNRTAVAGLVIFLALTLFSFVGGYLTQWDKETIDPFSIGMPPSAEHYLGTSQAGIDLYAMTVEGTRISILIGLVVGLVSVLIAAVYGCTMAYFGGKVDKVMLFVLEALIMMPALLVVAVATSGGGAGLKSDLPSWLLLIIVLLVFSWMGTARLIRSLSMSLMQRDYVKAAQYMGVPPRRIVWRHLVPNIGSLLVLDVTRGVTGAILAEVAFSFIGIGIKVPDVSLGVLIGGATSQVQTFPWMFWVPLTVMFLLTGSLAMMNDGLRDAFDPSSSSSGSARKRKALNTRVKGNAS
- a CDS encoding ABC transporter ATP-binding protein, yielding MSSEIAAGPAEQPQSAVERLHVAGLHGPTDAVLSVRDLNVSFNTENGVVHAVRGVDFDLLPGKTLGIVGESGSGKSVTSLAIMGLLPATAEITGSVRLHGKELLGLSDKAMCAYRGNELAMVFQDPLSSLTPVYTVGTQIIEALTIHHPGMSKQAKEARAVELLAMVGIPSPKDRLKAFPHEFSGGMRQRVMIAIAIANNPRVLIADEPTTALDVTIQAQVLEVLHNAQEETGAAVVMITHDLGVVAGMADDIMVMYAGKPVETGAVEDIYYNPRMPYTMGLLGAVPRVDVAEKSSLVPIEGIPPNLIHTPTGCSFAPRCPLASEACLDGEPALLPVAGSSLHRAACIKSGSLGGEVDVHDIFSAPPVPVSEFDSIPRGERTTVLQLKDVRKHFPLTKGALLKRKIGTVKAVDGLSFDIREGECFSIVGESGSGKTTTLLEIMEFHKDQDGEVVIGGLSNKQAADARTKSAMRRELQMVFQDPTGALDPRFTVYEVLAEPLQNAGMDRQSIKKRIMELMKLVGLQPDHVNRFPNQFSGGQRQRIGIARALAVNPKLVVLDEPVSALDVSVQAGVINLLDKLRAELGLSYLLVAHDLSVVRHISNRVAVMYLGKIVEIGEVDRVFDNPRHPYTRALLSAIPVPDPRVERTRERIILQGDLPSPLDAPKGCNFATRCPVFAALPAAKKEKCLTLEPPLEPVAPSAAAQALAANLLPVVDQRFACFFPDGELDEDMLVVHDPADHHAP
- a CDS encoding ABC transporter family substrate-binding protein gives rise to the protein MRNLTKIGGAAAIAAALTLTACGGGGATGPETAKGQEAGSDLSKLISINEKPAADLEKGGKVTLPLGSIGPDFNGFSNNGNTSDNSALMAAINPVAVTGGGIGGCWKLDFEGKASPNKDFCESVESEVKDGKQIVTIKVNDKAAFNDGTPIDIKTFQNTWNILKSPDAGYDIVSSGSYAFVESVEAGSSDKEIITTLSQPTYPLEDLYFGLIHPAVNTPEIFNEGFAGEMHPEWMAGPFKVDQYDAAGKTVSLVPNEKWWGNKPVLENVVFRQLETSAQIAAFKNGEIDAMSANTIALYKQLEGTKNSEVRRGQRLFAGGMNINAQKITDVAVRKAIFAAVDREAIRKVRFNGLNWEEPSSGSMMLLPFSEYYQDNYPVKETGPDAAKKVLTDAGYSANANGIMEKDGKPAAFKISNFGDDQTTLAVAQTLQKQLQAGGMDVGIDQRASADFGKVIGGRDFDLSISGYTVGADATSAVKQYYDSQTNENGLGDAELDKKIADLTSIADNAERNKAAMDVEKEHMAKYYSMGVVFNGPQISFVRTGLANYGPSLFQSLSQVPDWTTLGWEKK